From the genome of Branchiostoma floridae strain S238N-H82 chromosome 8, Bfl_VNyyK, whole genome shotgun sequence:
TTTGGCTTGGTCATTTTAGTGGCGCTTGAGCCCCACTGTTACATACGAATATTGAAGAAACAATGGAAAGGTTAGAAGCAACAGAAAGAGCATGCagtgtgcatagtccagtggatAGTGACTCTGCGTCTTGTGAGTTCTACTCCCAGCtacgtaaatagtttcatctggTTGGTAATTTGTCCTCATCAGTGTAATACATTATCCACCGATGAAGACGATAGATTGCCGTTGAAACATCTACAGTAGTATGAAAGAGCTTTATGATGTACAGAAGACCATATCTAATCCCACCTGTATTGTTCACCCCATTGTGCACGCTTCTACTGTTTTAGAAAGTGTCACAGTCCTTAAGATGGGGTgctaagccatggtccactgttaaCTGTACTTGTTTGAAAAGAGCAATGTTGAGTTTCAAGTCAAATGTCAAGTATGTATGACACATTGAAAATTCTCTGTTTTTTCCGTCATGAAACAAGTTCTTCCAATCACTATTTCAGGCAGTCATCTAGATCTGTAACTGGTACGTCTGACTGTGTGAGCAAAGAAGACTTAGGAGACATTCTCTATGAAAAGGTTGAAGAACTGCAACCTGATCTATGTGCAAAAATCACAGGTAATACTAGTATGCTCTTACTGTATACTATTCtaagttttaaatttttaaaacgttttgcttttcatgtgtttttaagtttggAGAATTTTACCatgttgtaaaaaaatgcattttttgcaaaaaggtaactatctttctctctctctctcagtttAAAGTCTATTGTTCCCCATTTTGCAAGGGTTAGATGTAGCAAGCTTTATATTTGCGTACATCAATATTGCATTTTTGAACTGCTTGAATTGCTGTTTAAATGTTTTGCTGTCCTTCAGGAATGTTACTTGAGTTGCCAGAAGACACCCTGCAGACATTACTAGCTGACAAACAGGCCTTACAGACAGCTGTACACAGGGCTGTGAAAGCTGTACAGGGAGGGGAACAGCAAGGCACAGCTGGTCAGTCACAGCTAGATCCAGATAAACAGGAACTGGGGGAACAGCTGTTTGATATCGTGTCTGATCGATACGAGACAGATGCTCCAAAAATTACAGGTGAGATCTTAGAGTGGCGTCAAAGGTGGAGTCAGAAGTATATTCTAGTTGTATCAAAAATTATGATGAACTCTTTTCATCGAATTAAGTTTACTTCAGTACTTTAACTAATAGTATCCAAGatatatgtactagtatcaCACTTATGCACATTagcatgcatatacatgtatgtaacggTTATGTCTAAGAACATAAATTTCAAATAatgtgaatatatatatatatatataatacatgtatgtggcaaaATATTTTCGGTATATAGATTTTGTTGTCATACTTTTTATACAGGTATGTTGCTTGAAATGGAAACTTCCATCCTCacaagactgttggaaagtCCTCATGACCTGAACCACAGAATTGACCAAGCCTATGACGCTCTTCATAAAACGTAGATAAAGATGTCAGTAACTGCAATTACTTAATATATACAGTTGCTACAATTATGCTAACAaaggatgaatggatgaaggaTATGTGTATTCAATGAGGAATAATATTGCAATTGGTGTTGGAAATCTGATTTCCATAGgttgattttgttacatgttaGTGTGCAAAAGATAGTGGGCTAGTTTTACCATACACATTTCTATTGAagaatgtattgtacattttctgGTCATGTCTACTGAAGAAAACAGTGTTTCTTGGTAACAGAGAAGACTAAAGCTTCTAAGGCCTTGAACTAGATGATTTTAAACTCATTTATagcaatcattttttttatttaccatAATGATCATAGAAGGAAATCTGGCTTGTTACAGTC
Proteins encoded in this window:
- the LOC118422075 gene encoding uncharacterized protein LOC118422075 yields the protein MMSKEEIGEQLLEKVRRLCPTQSNKVTGMLLELPTDTLLELLMEEGQLQAAVVKAQGTLLEGEARETERVHCQDQVPVLDRCVALREHLHAAICAMNSSDNTDRITEELLQLEETEVFKLLQDRELLETAVQEALYRIEGQSSRSVTGTSDCVSKEDLGDILYEKVEELQPDLCAKITGMLLELPEDTLQTLLADKQALQTAVHRAVKAVQGGEQQGTAGQSQLDPDKQELGEQLFDIVSDRYETDAPKITGMLLEMETSILTRLLESPHDLNHRIDQAYDALHKT